A single window of Usitatibacter rugosus DNA harbors:
- a CDS encoding isocitrate lyase/PEP mutase family protein, translating into MDARDKAALFRKYHEGPDLLIVMNAWDAASARIFEEAGAKAVGTGSAGIAFSHGYPDNEDLPRDVILAATREMVNAVDVPLTADILTGLGKTTEEIVATVKDVIAMGACGINIEDSTEEGGVRLFDVAAQVEKIAAVCKAVEESGVPIVVNARTDSYWVKIGDDVQKLRASIERGNKYREAGAHCIFVPSASDRVAIRTLCAEIDAPVNILTVPGCPTIPELQELGVRRVSQGSGPVRASMALARRIAKELLETGTYRTFHEGSIPYPDANKLFS; encoded by the coding sequence GTGGACGCTCGCGACAAGGCGGCGCTCTTCCGCAAGTACCACGAGGGTCCCGACCTCCTCATCGTGATGAACGCCTGGGATGCGGCGAGCGCGCGCATTTTCGAGGAGGCGGGCGCGAAGGCGGTGGGCACCGGTAGCGCCGGCATCGCCTTCAGCCACGGCTACCCGGACAACGAGGACCTGCCGCGCGACGTCATCCTCGCCGCGACGCGCGAGATGGTGAACGCGGTGGATGTGCCGCTGACCGCCGATATTCTCACTGGCCTCGGCAAGACCACGGAGGAGATCGTCGCCACGGTGAAGGACGTGATCGCGATGGGAGCGTGCGGCATCAACATCGAGGACAGCACGGAGGAGGGTGGCGTCCGCCTCTTCGACGTGGCCGCGCAGGTCGAGAAGATCGCCGCGGTGTGCAAGGCGGTGGAGGAATCGGGCGTGCCCATCGTGGTGAACGCCCGCACCGACAGCTACTGGGTGAAGATCGGCGACGACGTGCAGAAGCTGCGCGCCTCGATCGAGCGCGGCAACAAGTACCGCGAGGCGGGCGCGCACTGCATCTTCGTGCCCTCGGCCTCCGATCGGGTCGCGATCCGAACGCTCTGCGCCGAGATCGACGCTCCGGTGAACATCCTCACGGTGCCGGGCTGTCCCACGATCCCGGAGCTGCAGGAGCTCGGCGTGCGGCGCGTGAGCCAGGGCTCGGGCCCGGTGCGCGCCTCGATGGCGCTCGCTCGCCGCATCGCGAAGGAGCTGCTGGAGACGGGGACGTACAGGACCTTCCACGAAGGCTCCATTCCCTACCCGGACGCCAACAAGCTCTTCTCCTAG
- the mdcG gene encoding malonate decarboxylase holo-[acyl-carrier-protein] synthase, with protein MEALRRHHWVHVAPEARARVVSSAAEAHRETVAAWLARGLPVIARARQPDDDPARHAIGLALPPTQGKLRIALTVAADGIARIEEPPALREAAAVLPYAMRTVATGLAELADHLGFTARVFGSLAWQHRTGEAYLSQGSDLDLLAAPPSTSAVSAWLSHLASLEARSPMRLDGEIEFRDGGAVNWRELAGGASSLLVKAPDGARLVPASAWAAAWA; from the coding sequence GTGGAAGCGCTCCGCCGCCACCATTGGGTCCATGTCGCGCCGGAGGCGCGGGCCCGTGTCGTGTCGTCGGCCGCGGAGGCGCATCGTGAGACCGTCGCGGCGTGGCTCGCGCGAGGATTGCCGGTGATTGCCCGTGCTCGCCAACCGGACGACGACCCCGCGCGGCATGCCATCGGTCTCGCATTGCCGCCCACGCAGGGAAAGCTGCGCATCGCGCTCACGGTCGCGGCGGACGGGATTGCGCGCATCGAGGAGCCGCCCGCGTTGCGCGAGGCCGCTGCCGTGCTGCCGTACGCGATGCGAACCGTCGCAACCGGTCTCGCGGAGCTCGCGGACCACCTGGGCTTCACCGCTCGCGTCTTCGGCTCTCTTGCCTGGCAGCACCGCACGGGCGAGGCGTATCTCTCGCAGGGTTCGGATCTCGATCTCCTCGCCGCGCCGCCCTCGACGTCCGCCGTCAGCGCGTGGCTGTCGCACCTCGCGTCGCTGGAAGCGCGCTCGCCGATGCGCCTCGACGGCGAGATCGAGTTTCGCGATGGCGGCGCCGTGAACTGGAGAGAGCTGGCGGGCGGAGCTTCGAGCCTGCTGGTGAAGGCTCCGGACGGGGCTCGTCTCGTGCCGGCCTCCGCCTGGGCGGCCGCATGGGCGTGA
- a CDS encoding Zn-dependent alcohol dehydrogenase — MHFKAAVLNRVGEPLTIDTLEMADPGPGDVLVRLRASGLCHTDLEVMQGSLAYPLPIVLGHEGAGIVEAVGRDVKAVKPGDHVICSWNPHCGHCFYCERQLPILCEPFTQNQPRGLLLDGTTRMTRNGERVHHYSVTSTHAEFTMVPESGAVRIPEGIGFDLACIIGCGVMTGIGAVVRKAKVEAGASVAVIGCGPVGLNAIQGARLVDAGRIIAIDLDAGRRDRALEFGATDVIDAKAVDAAEAVKVLTNGRGADYVFECAGNRAAFRLSVEAVRPGGHVVWLGKVNVNEEVGFRWGSLMGEKEIVRSSYGGAEPRRDFPWIVEEHLAGRVKLAELVTNRIALDDINAGFAAMTRGEGIRTVVMLP, encoded by the coding sequence ATGCACTTCAAAGCCGCGGTCCTCAACCGCGTGGGTGAGCCGCTCACGATCGATACGCTGGAGATGGCCGATCCCGGCCCCGGGGACGTGCTCGTGCGCCTGCGTGCAAGCGGCCTGTGCCACACCGACCTCGAGGTGATGCAAGGCTCGCTCGCCTATCCGCTGCCGATCGTGCTGGGCCACGAAGGGGCCGGGATCGTCGAGGCCGTGGGACGCGACGTGAAGGCCGTGAAGCCGGGCGATCACGTGATCTGCTCCTGGAACCCGCATTGCGGACACTGCTTCTACTGCGAGCGACAGTTGCCGATCCTCTGCGAGCCTTTCACGCAGAACCAGCCGCGCGGGCTGCTGCTCGACGGCACCACGCGCATGACGCGTAACGGCGAGCGCGTGCACCACTACTCGGTCACCTCGACGCACGCGGAATTCACGATGGTTCCGGAGTCCGGTGCGGTCCGGATTCCCGAGGGCATCGGCTTCGATCTCGCGTGCATCATCGGCTGCGGCGTGATGACCGGCATCGGCGCGGTGGTCCGCAAGGCGAAGGTGGAGGCGGGTGCGAGTGTCGCCGTGATCGGGTGCGGGCCGGTGGGGCTGAATGCGATCCAGGGTGCAAGGCTCGTGGATGCGGGGCGCATCATCGCGATCGACCTGGATGCGGGGCGGCGTGATCGCGCGCTCGAGTTCGGCGCCACCGACGTCATCGACGCGAAGGCGGTGGATGCGGCCGAGGCCGTGAAGGTGCTCACGAACGGGCGCGGTGCGGACTATGTCTTCGAATGCGCGGGCAATCGCGCGGCGTTCCGGCTCTCGGTTGAAGCCGTGCGCCCCGGCGGCCACGTCGTGTGGCTCGGAAAGGTCAACGTGAACGAGGAGGTCGGCTTCCGCTGGGGCTCGTTGATGGGCGAGAAGGAGATCGTGCGCTCGAGCTACGGTGGCGCCGAGCCGCGGCGCGACTTCCCGTGGATCGTCGAGGAGCATCTCGCCGGGCGCGTGAAGCTCGCGGAGCTGGTCACCAACCGCATCGCGCTGGACGACATCAACGCCGGCTTCGCGGCGATGACGCGCGGAGAAGGCATCCGCACCGTGGTGATGCTGCCGTGA
- the mdcB gene encoding triphosphoribosyl-dephospho-CoA synthase MdcB: MGVIALPLEAARDVRAVDARRIGARASRALIAELRAYPKPGLVSLVDTGSHADMDASHFLRSAFVLRRSFAEFARAGASGASFDALRRIGVAAEVAMTRATGGVNTHRGAIFAIGLLAAAAGARARSGMMDDATLGDVVRDRWGDNIAAHRRDPASHGSRVQRRCGTGGAQAEAAAGFPTVFTVALPAFRDARARGAAHPEAKIEAFFALLACVEDTNLIHRGGPEGLAFAQGSARDFLAAGGVHAPDAMTRAQSIHHAFIARRLSPGGSADLLAATLFAHADANTDADACADRA; the protein is encoded by the coding sequence ATGGGCGTGATCGCGCTTCCGCTCGAGGCCGCGCGCGACGTACGCGCTGTCGATGCTCGCCGCATCGGCGCTCGTGCGAGCCGTGCATTGATCGCGGAGTTGCGCGCGTACCCGAAGCCCGGGCTCGTGAGCCTCGTGGACACGGGCAGCCACGCGGACATGGATGCGAGCCACTTCCTGCGGAGTGCCTTCGTGCTGCGCCGCTCTTTCGCGGAGTTCGCGCGGGCCGGAGCGAGCGGGGCTTCGTTCGATGCGTTGCGCCGGATCGGCGTGGCGGCCGAGGTGGCCATGACGCGCGCCACGGGCGGCGTGAACACGCATCGCGGAGCGATCTTCGCGATCGGCCTGCTTGCTGCGGCGGCAGGTGCGCGAGCGCGGAGCGGCATGATGGATGACGCCACGCTGGGTGACGTCGTTCGCGATCGATGGGGCGACAACATCGCCGCGCATCGCCGCGATCCGGCGAGCCACGGCAGCCGCGTGCAGCGCCGCTGTGGCACGGGTGGTGCGCAAGCCGAGGCGGCCGCGGGTTTCCCCACCGTCTTCACCGTCGCGCTTCCCGCATTCCGCGACGCCCGCGCTCGCGGCGCCGCGCACCCCGAAGCGAAGATCGAGGCGTTCTTCGCGCTGCTCGCCTGCGTCGAGGATACGAACCTCATCCATCGAGGCGGCCCGGAGGGGCTCGCGTTCGCCCAGGGATCGGCACGCGATTTCCTTGCAGCCGGCGGTGTGCACGCGCCCGATGCGATGACGCGCGCACAGTCCATCCACCATGCGTTCATCGCGAGACGCCTCAGTCCTGGCGGCAGCGCGGATCTCCTCGCCGCCACGCTCTTCGCCCACGCGGACGCCAACACGGACGCCGACGCCTGCGCGGATCGCGCGTAG
- a CDS encoding ABC transporter substrate-binding protein, with protein sequence MDNKRRRLLQALGGTGVAAAASPFLSFPAIAQNTPLRVGIIAPKAGIAGTVGECGLRGTLWATERINAEGGIAGRKVELVIEEETNPKDSIERLRKLVLQDKVDCVQGIVSSGVSLAMGAVAEEMKATLIFWDGTTQDGVKETMEKPRYVFRSTDNECEAVMASLLCVKYWKGQFTRVAGINPDYSYGRNNFAAFQALLKKFGVQFEVVAEQWPKVGTLDLTSHVAALKAAKPDLVFSSLLFADLPVFMKTAHGAGLMDGKTKFAFPAAGFQHTGLKKEFTPEGMIFGHNTLYFAKENPSPLQKAFVDHYADKYKDYPHWEADRAYFAMQVYKAGVEKAQKAKNAWPSQNDIIDAMEGIEVTSLGGPGKMRKDHIAEQTFYQGLTTHKNKYDFATLGRVDTMFSDQLQKPQGTDFWKWIETANIKL encoded by the coding sequence ATGGACAACAAGCGCAGAAGGCTATTGCAGGCCCTCGGTGGCACCGGCGTCGCGGCCGCCGCCTCTCCTTTCCTCAGCTTCCCCGCGATCGCGCAGAACACGCCGCTGCGCGTAGGCATCATCGCGCCGAAGGCCGGCATCGCCGGCACCGTGGGCGAGTGCGGCCTGCGCGGCACGCTCTGGGCCACCGAGCGCATCAACGCCGAGGGCGGCATCGCCGGCCGCAAGGTCGAGCTGGTGATCGAGGAAGAGACCAACCCGAAGGATTCCATCGAGCGCCTGCGCAAGCTCGTGCTGCAGGACAAGGTCGATTGCGTGCAGGGCATCGTGTCCTCGGGCGTGTCGCTCGCGATGGGCGCCGTGGCCGAGGAGATGAAGGCCACGCTGATCTTCTGGGACGGCACCACGCAGGACGGCGTGAAGGAGACGATGGAGAAGCCGCGCTACGTCTTCCGCTCCACCGACAACGAATGCGAAGCGGTGATGGCCTCGCTGCTGTGCGTGAAGTACTGGAAGGGCCAGTTCACGCGCGTGGCCGGCATCAACCCCGACTACTCCTACGGCCGCAACAACTTCGCCGCCTTCCAGGCGCTGCTGAAGAAGTTCGGCGTCCAGTTCGAGGTCGTCGCCGAGCAGTGGCCCAAGGTCGGCACGCTGGACCTCACGTCGCACGTCGCGGCGCTGAAGGCCGCGAAGCCGGACCTTGTGTTCTCCTCGCTGCTGTTCGCGGACCTGCCCGTCTTCATGAAGACCGCGCACGGCGCCGGCCTCATGGATGGCAAGACCAAGTTCGCCTTCCCGGCCGCGGGCTTCCAGCACACGGGCCTCAAGAAGGAGTTCACGCCGGAAGGCATGATCTTCGGCCACAACACGCTCTACTTCGCGAAGGAGAACCCGTCGCCGCTGCAGAAGGCGTTCGTGGACCACTACGCGGACAAGTACAAGGACTACCCGCACTGGGAAGCCGACCGCGCGTACTTCGCGATGCAGGTCTACAAGGCCGGCGTGGAGAAGGCGCAGAAGGCGAAGAACGCCTGGCCCTCGCAGAACGACATCATCGATGCGATGGAAGGCATCGAGGTCACGTCGCTCGGCGGCCCGGGCAAGATGCGCAAGGACCACATCGCCGAGCAGACCTTCTACCAGGGCTTGACGACGCACAAGAACAAGTACGACTTCGCGACCCTGGGCCGCGTCGACACGATGTTCTCCGACCAGCTGCAGAAGCCGCAGGGGACGGATTTCTGGAAGTGGATCGAGACCGCCAACATCAAGCTCTGA
- a CDS encoding ABC transporter ATP-binding protein: MTVLIETQGVGKAYGEFVALDDITLTIAEGELVSIVGPNGAGKTTLVNVLTGLLKPTAGLVRFKGQDIAGIGPVKLAQRGMARAFQLVHVFPELTVSETIATAVVSQRGKSLDLFSSVRGDAGVNERVREVAAIFGLDGKLDTVSRLLSQGEKKLLDIASAFALSPEVILLDEPTSGVSSGDKHGIMTTLIGAAKRAGVKAIILVEHDMDLVAEYSSRIVALKGGKVLADRAPKEFFEDPDIIANIVGKLVGRLAKAN, encoded by the coding sequence ATGACCGTGCTCATCGAGACGCAAGGCGTCGGCAAGGCCTACGGCGAGTTCGTGGCGCTGGACGACATCACGCTCACGATCGCCGAGGGCGAGCTGGTTTCGATCGTGGGGCCGAACGGCGCGGGCAAGACCACGCTCGTGAACGTGCTCACGGGCCTGCTCAAGCCCACGGCGGGCCTGGTGCGCTTCAAGGGGCAGGACATCGCCGGCATCGGGCCGGTGAAGCTGGCGCAGCGCGGCATGGCGCGGGCCTTCCAGCTCGTGCACGTCTTCCCGGAGCTCACGGTCTCCGAGACCATCGCCACGGCCGTCGTGTCGCAGCGCGGCAAGTCGCTCGATCTCTTTTCGTCGGTGCGCGGCGATGCGGGCGTGAACGAGCGCGTGCGCGAAGTGGCCGCGATCTTCGGCCTGGACGGAAAACTGGATACGGTTTCGCGGCTGCTGTCGCAGGGCGAGAAGAAGCTGCTCGACATCGCGAGCGCCTTCGCGCTCTCGCCGGAAGTGATCCTGCTGGACGAGCCGACTTCCGGCGTGTCCTCGGGCGACAAGCACGGGATCATGACCACGCTGATCGGCGCGGCAAAGCGCGCGGGCGTGAAGGCCATCATCCTCGTGGAGCACGACATGGATCTCGTGGCCGAGTATTCGAGTCGCATCGTGGCGCTGAAGGGGGGCAAGGTGCTCGCCGACCGCGCCCCGAAGGAGTTCTTCGAGGATCCGGACATCATCGCCAACATCGTCGGCAAGCTGGTCGGCCGGCTCGCGAAGGCGAACTGA
- a CDS encoding branched-chain amino acid ABC transporter permease, which produces MMRLALVAVAIVVLAAFPKVAAPYYVTLVLPALAYGIALLGFNLLFGYTGLLSFGHALFVALGAYAAAVLSSKLGVKSFEVILIVSGAVGAAVAIPVALLSVRYVKIFFGILTLAFGMLFHSFLFKFYDLTGGDTGIRVLRPKLFGMEFAELDKTSFLIGPFYYYCLVLLVVMGFLMWRIVHSPFGLHLTAIRDNPRKAEYLGVRVRLFRLIAFVISAVYGAIGGVILAINTGQADPELAYWTHSGELVFMTVLGGFGNFFGPIVGAFTFIFLKSELMGITQYWRFLLGLILALIVILIPGGLMGLARDLYLKIGARR; this is translated from the coding sequence ATGATGCGTCTCGCGCTGGTGGCCGTGGCGATCGTCGTGCTCGCCGCATTCCCGAAAGTGGCCGCCCCTTACTACGTGACGCTGGTGCTCCCGGCGCTCGCCTACGGCATCGCGCTGCTGGGCTTCAACCTGCTCTTCGGCTACACGGGGCTGCTGTCCTTCGGCCACGCGCTCTTCGTCGCGTTGGGCGCGTACGCGGCGGCGGTGCTCTCGTCGAAGCTCGGGGTGAAGAGCTTCGAGGTGATCCTGATCGTGTCCGGCGCGGTCGGGGCGGCGGTGGCCATCCCGGTGGCGCTGCTCTCGGTGCGCTACGTGAAGATCTTCTTCGGCATCCTCACGCTCGCCTTCGGCATGCTGTTCCACTCGTTCCTCTTCAAGTTCTACGACCTCACGGGCGGCGACACGGGCATCCGCGTGCTGCGCCCGAAGCTCTTCGGCATGGAGTTCGCCGAGCTGGACAAGACTTCGTTCCTGATCGGGCCGTTCTACTACTACTGCCTGGTGCTCCTCGTCGTGATGGGCTTCCTGATGTGGCGCATCGTGCACTCGCCGTTCGGCCTGCATCTCACCGCCATTCGCGACAACCCGCGCAAGGCCGAGTACCTCGGCGTTCGCGTGCGGCTCTTTCGCCTGATCGCGTTCGTGATCTCCGCGGTGTATGGCGCGATCGGAGGCGTGATCCTCGCGATCAACACCGGTCAAGCAGACCCCGAGCTGGCGTACTGGACGCATTCCGGCGAGCTGGTCTTCATGACGGTGCTGGGCGGCTTCGGCAACTTCTTCGGTCCCATCGTGGGCGCCTTCACGTTCATCTTCCTGAAGAGCGAACTGATGGGCATCACGCAGTACTGGCGCTTCCTGCTGGGCCTGATCCTGGCGTTGATCGTGATCCTCATCCCCGGCGGCCTGATGGGCCTCGCGCGCGACCTGTACCTGAAGATCGGAGCGCGCAGATGA
- a CDS encoding ABC transporter ATP-binding protein — MLELKDLTVDIQGSRILRGVSLAVAAGELVCLVGRNGAGKSTTFRTIMGYRQPVSGSITFQGKAIAGLPTHRIAQHGVGFAPEESEVFGDLTVAENIELPTWTRPQGRDAKTRIDLAYEIFPKLLQYKERGGNQLSGGERKMVSIARALALDPQMLLLDEPFEGLSPAIIPSISEAIANIRKLGHGVLMAESNVHHIPDYADQLYVLERGEILYHGKPGDTYPPEVMRVISGSA, encoded by the coding sequence ATGCTGGAGCTGAAGGACCTCACCGTCGACATCCAGGGCTCGCGCATCCTGCGCGGCGTCTCGCTCGCAGTGGCCGCGGGTGAGCTCGTGTGCCTCGTCGGCCGCAACGGCGCGGGCAAGAGCACGACCTTCCGCACGATCATGGGTTACCGCCAGCCGGTCTCCGGAAGCATCACGTTCCAGGGCAAGGCGATCGCGGGCCTGCCCACGCATCGCATCGCGCAGCACGGTGTGGGCTTCGCGCCGGAGGAGAGCGAGGTCTTCGGCGACCTCACGGTGGCGGAGAATATCGAGCTGCCGACGTGGACGCGCCCTCAGGGCCGGGACGCCAAGACGCGCATCGACTTGGCCTACGAGATCTTCCCGAAGTTGCTGCAGTACAAGGAGCGCGGCGGCAACCAGCTCTCCGGCGGCGAGCGGAAGATGGTCTCCATCGCCCGGGCTCTGGCGCTCGATCCGCAGATGCTGCTGCTGGACGAGCCCTTCGAGGGCCTCTCGCCCGCGATCATCCCCAGCATCAGCGAGGCGATCGCGAACATCCGCAAGCTCGGGCACGGAGTGCTCATGGCCGAGTCCAACGTCCATCACATTCCCGACTACGCGGACCAGCTCTACGTCCTCGAGCGCGGGGAGATCCTCTACCACGGCAAGCCCGGCGACACGTATCCCCCCGAGGTGATGCGCGTCATCAGCGGCTCGGCTTGA
- a CDS encoding phytanoyl-CoA dioxygenase family protein — protein MPRILTQSQIDTFWKDGCVFPIRVMPKEDALELRRRLEAFEKEAGGPLKGDLRHKSHLLFTWLNETVHHQKIVDAIEDLYGPDLLCWNTNFFIKEANNPAFVSWHQDSTYWGLNKPDVVTAWLAFTPSNKSNGAMGFIPGTHTADQIPHRDTFAKDNLLTRGQEVAVDVDESKAVTIELEPGEISLHHVRLVHGSPANPSDDRRIGYAIRYIPTSVGQVAGRDHATLVRGTDTFHHFDLEPRPTKDMDPEFVALHKQIAEESAKILYRGTDVKSYNDPKALHDNRAA, from the coding sequence ATGCCCAGGATCCTGACCCAATCGCAGATCGACACGTTCTGGAAGGACGGCTGCGTCTTCCCGATTCGCGTGATGCCGAAGGAGGATGCGCTGGAGCTGCGGCGCCGTCTCGAGGCCTTCGAGAAAGAGGCAGGCGGCCCGTTGAAGGGCGATCTGCGCCACAAGTCGCACCTGCTCTTCACGTGGCTCAATGAGACGGTCCATCACCAGAAGATCGTGGATGCGATCGAGGACCTCTACGGCCCGGATCTCCTCTGCTGGAACACCAACTTCTTCATCAAGGAGGCGAACAACCCGGCGTTCGTCTCGTGGCACCAGGACTCGACGTACTGGGGTCTCAACAAGCCCGACGTCGTGACCGCGTGGCTGGCCTTCACGCCGAGCAACAAGTCCAACGGCGCGATGGGGTTCATCCCCGGCACGCACACCGCCGACCAGATTCCCCATCGCGATACCTTTGCCAAAGACAACCTGCTGACCCGCGGGCAGGAGGTGGCGGTGGACGTGGATGAGTCGAAGGCGGTCACCATCGAGCTGGAGCCGGGCGAGATCTCGCTGCACCACGTGCGCCTCGTGCACGGCTCTCCGGCGAATCCGTCCGATGACCGGCGGATCGGCTACGCCATCCGCTACATCCCCACGTCGGTGGGCCAGGTCGCCGGGCGCGACCACGCCACGCTGGTGCGCGGCACGGACACGTTCCATCACTTCGATCTCGAGCCACGTCCCACCAAGGACATGGATCCGGAGTTCGTGGCCCTCCACAAGCAGATCGCCGAGGAGAGCGCGAAGATCCTCTACCGCGGCACCGACGTGAAGAGCTACAACGACCCGAAGGCCCTCCACGACAACCGGGCGGCCTAG
- a CDS encoding branched-chain amino acid ABC transporter permease, whose translation MTAFLDVLIGGVFHASVLFLVAAGLQLVFGVQRIVNLACGSFYALGAYFGITAVNTAIAAGVPPWSFILVLILSGILLAAIGPVIELVLRTVYKRDEAFQLLLTFAFVLMFQDVLRFFWGANPQTLGNLSMSYGKVTLGEVSFPTYNVLVIAASIGIALALGWFLQRTRYGRILRATAENRDMAAALGANVRWINASVFTLGTLLGTVGGALVVPTSAASLDMPVELVVEAFAVVVIGGLGSMRGALVGALIVGLVRAWAITKYAELEVLAIYLVVIVVLVARPAGLFGKPIE comes from the coding sequence ATGACGGCTTTCCTCGATGTCCTGATCGGAGGCGTGTTCCACGCCTCCGTTCTTTTCCTCGTGGCCGCCGGGCTGCAGCTCGTGTTCGGCGTGCAGAGGATCGTGAACCTCGCCTGCGGCTCGTTCTACGCCCTGGGCGCCTATTTCGGCATCACGGCGGTGAACACGGCCATCGCGGCCGGCGTACCGCCCTGGTCCTTCATCCTCGTGCTGATCCTCTCCGGCATCCTGCTGGCGGCGATCGGACCGGTGATCGAGCTCGTGCTTCGCACCGTCTACAAGCGCGACGAAGCCTTCCAGCTCCTGCTCACCTTCGCGTTCGTCCTCATGTTCCAGGACGTGCTGCGCTTCTTCTGGGGCGCGAATCCCCAGACCCTCGGCAACCTCTCCATGAGCTACGGGAAGGTGACGCTGGGCGAGGTGTCGTTCCCGACCTACAACGTCCTCGTGATCGCGGCATCGATCGGTATCGCGTTGGCGCTGGGCTGGTTCCTGCAGCGCACACGCTACGGGCGGATCCTGCGTGCCACGGCGGAGAACCGTGACATGGCCGCCGCACTCGGCGCCAACGTTCGCTGGATCAACGCGAGCGTCTTCACGCTGGGCACGCTGCTGGGCACCGTCGGGGGCGCGCTGGTGGTTCCGACTTCCGCGGCGTCGCTGGACATGCCGGTGGAACTGGTGGTCGAGGCGTTCGCCGTCGTCGTGATCGGGGGGCTGGGCTCGATGCGCGGTGCCCTCGTGGGGGCCCTCATCGTGGGCCTCGTGCGGGCCTGGGCGATCACCAAGTACGCCGAGCTCGAAGTGCTGGCGATCTACCTCGTGGTGATCGTCGTGCTGGTCGCGCGCCCGGCCGGGCTCTTCGGGAAACCGATCGAATGA
- a CDS encoding ACP S-malonyltransferase encodes MAGYLLLCPGQGSQHPAMLDFALATEAGRRALEEASQAASLDIATRVRAGDDLFEPVFAQVAVVSATLATWKAIETEVPAPGAVAGYSVGEVSSWSCAGTWTMAEAISLVLERARLMAAASPAGSGMTAVTGAGRTTIDEALAGRAAHVAIEVADDHWILGGLRADLEAAGVMLAAAGAVLHPLPVNVPSHTPLLATAAEQLRAALAQRPGRDPEVPVLRGVDGRSLSRRAEATDALADAVRQAIRWRSVLDETVERGLETALELGPGSALARMMAQRPSVTARSVADFRSVEGVARWLEARDE; translated from the coding sequence ATGGCGGGCTACCTGCTGCTCTGCCCCGGCCAAGGCTCGCAGCATCCCGCGATGCTCGACTTCGCCCTGGCCACCGAAGCGGGGCGTCGCGCGCTGGAGGAAGCATCGCAGGCGGCGAGCCTCGACATCGCAACACGCGTTCGCGCGGGCGACGATCTCTTCGAGCCGGTCTTCGCGCAGGTGGCCGTCGTGTCGGCAACCCTTGCGACATGGAAGGCCATCGAGACCGAGGTACCCGCGCCCGGCGCCGTCGCGGGCTACAGCGTGGGCGAAGTGTCGTCGTGGAGCTGCGCGGGCACATGGACGATGGCCGAGGCGATCTCGCTGGTATTGGAGCGCGCACGGCTGATGGCGGCCGCATCGCCTGCGGGAAGCGGCATGACCGCCGTCACGGGGGCCGGCCGCACCACGATCGACGAAGCGCTCGCGGGCCGCGCGGCCCACGTGGCGATCGAGGTCGCCGACGATCACTGGATTCTCGGCGGGCTTCGCGCCGATCTCGAGGCGGCCGGCGTGATGCTCGCGGCAGCGGGCGCGGTGCTGCACCCGTTGCCGGTGAACGTCCCTTCGCACACGCCGCTTCTCGCCACCGCCGCCGAGCAGTTGCGCGCCGCGCTCGCGCAGCGTCCCGGCCGCGATCCGGAGGTCCCCGTGCTTCGCGGCGTCGATGGACGTTCCCTCTCGCGCCGCGCCGAGGCCACCGATGCGCTCGCCGATGCCGTGCGCCAGGCGATCCGCTGGCGCTCCGTACTGGACGAAACGGTGGAGCGGGGCCTGGAGACCGCGCTGGAGCTCGGGCCGGGTAGCGCTCTCGCCCGCATGATGGCCCAGCGCCCCTCCGTCACCGCGCGCTCGGTGGCCGACTTCCGATCCGTCGAGGGCGTGGCCCGCTGGCTGGAGGCCCGGGATGAATAA